A single region of the Candidatus Zixiibacteriota bacterium genome encodes:
- the rfbA gene encoding glucose-1-phosphate thymidylyltransferase RfbA, with protein sequence MLIDEAGLTPSGITKGIILAGGAGSRLYPATRAACKQLLPVYDKPLVYYPLSTLMLMGIRDILIISTPADLTRFRDLFGDGHQLGLRFTYAEQPKPEGIAQALIIGEQFIDCNPVALILGDNIFHGTFDFHAIASGFQKGAVIFGCSVPDPGRFGVLGFDRNGNVLSIEEKPDQPKSSYAVTGLYLYDGQAVDIAKALKPSNRNELEITDVNRTYLDRGQLSVVRFEHGMVWLDTGTHESMLEAGNFIATIEKRQGRKIACIEEIAYRMRYIERSQFEKLVSEMTNNSYKTYLDGVLREADDRSS encoded by the coding sequence ATGCTGATCGATGAGGCTGGATTGACGCCATCAGGGATCACCAAAGGGATCATCCTCGCCGGCGGGGCCGGGAGTCGGCTCTATCCCGCCACCCGGGCTGCCTGCAAGCAACTGCTGCCTGTTTACGATAAACCGCTCGTATACTATCCGTTGTCGACACTCATGCTGATGGGTATTCGCGATATTCTGATCATCTCCACGCCGGCGGACCTGACCCGCTTTCGCGACCTGTTCGGCGATGGCCATCAGCTTGGACTTCGGTTCACGTATGCCGAACAGCCAAAACCTGAAGGTATAGCGCAGGCGCTAATCATCGGCGAGCAGTTTATTGACTGCAATCCGGTTGCGCTGATCCTTGGTGATAACATCTTTCACGGTACCTTTGACTTTCATGCCATCGCATCTGGATTCCAAAAAGGTGCAGTTATATTCGGATGCAGTGTGCCCGATCCGGGTCGGTTCGGTGTGCTGGGGTTCGATCGAAATGGGAATGTGCTTTCGATTGAGGAAAAACCGGATCAACCTAAATCGAGTTATGCTGTCACTGGCCTCTACCTATACGACGGTCAGGCCGTGGACATAGCGAAGGCCCTTAAGCCGTCGAATCGAAACGAGCTGGAGATCACTGACGTCAACCGCACGTACCTCGACCGCGGCCAGTTGTCGGTCGTCAGATTCGAACACGGTATGGTGTGGCTCGATACCGGTACGCACGAGAGCATGCTGGAGGCAGGGAATTTCATCGCGACGATCGAGAAACGCCAGGGTCGCAAGATCGCCTGCATCGAAGAGATCGCGTACCGCATGCGGTATATTGAGCGGTCACAATTCGAAAAACTGGTATCTGAAATGACGAATAACAGCTACAAGACATACCTGGACGGAGTATTACGGGAGGCGGATGACCGTTCGTCGTAG
- a CDS encoding glycosyltransferase family protein encodes MVLGVLQARMSSTRLPEKVLRPILGRPMLARQLERVADATMIDTLAVATSTEKDDDPIEQLCSTIGISCYRGSLPDVLDRYYGCAQQFGGDTIVRLTGDCPLADPDIIDQAIVLFQRGGADYVSNSVERTFPRGLDVEVFSFEALETSYRHAKLAGEREHVTPYIYTHPLQFSLCQLTQVEDMSHHRWTVDEPEDFEFVSRVYETLYPRNPRFRTADILKLLEQEPNLISINAHIGSGANQARPARAEVAR; translated from the coding sequence ATGGTACTCGGAGTTCTTCAAGCCCGCATGTCTTCGACCCGCCTGCCGGAAAAAGTGCTCAGGCCGATCCTGGGCCGACCCATGCTGGCGCGTCAGCTCGAACGCGTAGCGGACGCCACGATGATCGACACATTGGCGGTAGCCACCAGTACCGAAAAAGACGACGACCCAATTGAGCAGTTGTGTTCGACAATTGGCATCTCATGCTACCGCGGGAGTTTGCCGGATGTGCTCGACCGCTATTACGGATGCGCGCAACAGTTCGGCGGTGATACGATCGTGCGTTTGACCGGGGACTGCCCGCTGGCCGATCCCGACATAATCGATCAGGCTATTGTCCTCTTTCAGCGCGGTGGAGCGGACTATGTGAGTAATAGTGTAGAACGGACATTCCCTCGAGGACTGGATGTGGAAGTGTTCAGCTTCGAAGCACTTGAGACGAGCTACCGCCACGCTAAGCTGGCTGGTGAGCGTGAGCACGTTACACCCTATATCTACACACACCCACTGCAGTTCTCACTCTGCCAATTGACTCAAGTGGAAGATATGTCGCACCACCGATGGACCGTCGATGAGCCAGAAGACTTTGAATTCGTCAGTCGCGTGTACGAAACGCTGTACCCACGGAATCCACGCTTCCGAACTGCCGATATTTTGAAGCTGCTGGAACAGGAGCCCAACCTGATCTCCATTAACGCACACATTGGTTCGGGGGCCAACCAGGCGCGGCCGGCACGTGCGGAGGTCGCTCGATGA
- the pseG gene encoding UDP-2,4-diacetamido-2,4,6-trideoxy-beta-L-altropyranose hydrolase, which yields MKVLIRTDASIRIGTGHVMRCLTLAGALTKSGHDVEFICRALPGHLCDLIAQRGYSVHRLPDTTLGHAHEANRLAGRWLGASIADDLHDTSRLLGRSSAGCDWLIVDHYWLDASWEEPMRKMTGNIMVIDDLADRIHCCDLLLDTGYFANASERYGHLVPFDCTTLLGPRYLLLRPEFLAARNLQATRDGRIRRIFVFFGGVDRTNETAKTLRALGSLKHHDLEIDVVVGQANPCMNELEYLATNQVNCRLHDNVQDMASLMLRADLAIGAGGTTTWERLYLGLPTLTIMVAGNQILQTESLERERCLENLGWYADVTPESIARKINQLVLDPEYLIAMSTRGLQLTSRTKGPDAVVARMEERSRVCA from the coding sequence ATGAAAGTCCTGATTCGAACCGATGCCTCAATACGAATTGGTACCGGACATGTCATGCGCTGCCTCACCCTGGCCGGTGCACTGACCAAGTCAGGCCATGATGTGGAGTTTATCTGTCGCGCGTTGCCGGGGCACCTGTGTGACCTGATAGCGCAACGAGGGTATTCTGTGCACCGATTGCCTGATACCACCCTCGGCCATGCACACGAAGCAAATCGACTTGCCGGCCGATGGCTGGGTGCTTCTATAGCGGATGACCTGCATGATACCTCTCGACTACTCGGTCGATCCTCAGCCGGCTGTGATTGGCTTATCGTAGACCACTATTGGCTGGATGCGTCATGGGAGGAACCAATGCGGAAGATGACCGGGAATATCATGGTGATCGATGACCTGGCCGACCGCATCCATTGCTGCGACCTGTTGCTCGACACGGGCTATTTCGCTAATGCCAGTGAACGATACGGACACCTTGTGCCATTCGATTGCACGACACTTCTGGGACCGCGGTATCTGCTGCTGCGACCTGAGTTCCTGGCCGCACGAAACCTGCAAGCCACGCGAGATGGGAGAATCCGAAGAATCTTCGTGTTTTTCGGCGGCGTGGACCGGACCAATGAGACTGCCAAGACTCTACGAGCGCTCGGCTCACTGAAACACCATGATCTCGAGATCGATGTTGTCGTTGGCCAGGCAAACCCCTGCATGAACGAACTGGAGTATCTCGCCACCAACCAGGTGAACTGTCGGCTTCACGACAATGTACAGGACATGGCAAGTCTTATGCTGCGAGCCGATCTGGCAATTGGCGCGGGCGGCACAACGACCTGGGAGCGGTTATACCTGGGCTTGCCAACGCTGACTATTATGGTGGCCGGCAATCAGATACTGCAAACTGAGTCACTCGAGCGCGAACGATGCCTGGAAAATCTTGGCTGGTATGCGGATGTCACGCCTGAAAGCATAGCTCGTAAGATCAACCAGCTTGTGCTCGATCCCGAATATCTGATCGCGATGTCGACGAGGGGTCTGCAGTTGACCTCGCGAACGAAAGGACCGGACGCCGTGGTGGCACGGATGGAGGAGCGATCACGTGTTTGCGCGTGA
- the rfbB gene encoding dTDP-glucose 4,6-dehydratase, with protein MLLSGYERRIAVTGGAGFIGSNLLLRLVSKYPDYGFVNIDCLTYAGNLANLRQIERAPSYRFEKVDICDPASLRALFEKYAFTDVIHLAAETHVDRSIIGPAAFIQTNIVGTFNLLEMVRERSSKTGRMRFVYVSTDEVYGSDGESGRFVETSPFRPSSPYAASKAAADNLVSAYHRTYGVDTVVARCCNCYGPYQFPEKLIPLMILNSIAGKELPIYGDGQQIRDWLHVSDCCNVLDLLLHRGRVGTTYNVAANVELPNVELVTRLCRLIDREQGGGQTESLIKYVSDRPGHDRRYALDCSQLRDELGWSPGLSLDEGLMRTVKWYLENQDWLTACASGEYQKYYERMYADR; from the coding sequence ATGTTGCTGTCCGGATATGAAAGGCGTATCGCCGTCACGGGCGGGGCAGGATTCATCGGCTCGAATCTCCTGCTTCGCCTGGTATCGAAATATCCGGACTACGGGTTTGTCAACATTGACTGTCTTACCTACGCAGGAAACCTGGCCAATCTTCGTCAGATCGAGCGCGCCCCCAGCTACCGTTTTGAGAAAGTGGACATTTGCGATCCTGCGTCTCTTCGGGCCTTATTCGAGAAGTACGCCTTCACAGACGTAATTCACCTGGCCGCCGAGACACACGTTGACCGCTCCATCATTGGTCCTGCGGCATTCATTCAAACCAATATAGTGGGTACGTTCAATCTTCTGGAAATGGTGCGAGAGCGCAGTTCGAAGACCGGACGGATGCGGTTCGTGTACGTTTCCACAGACGAAGTATACGGGTCGGACGGTGAATCTGGACGGTTTGTCGAAACCAGCCCGTTTCGACCAAGCTCACCATACGCAGCCTCAAAGGCAGCCGCTGACAATCTGGTGAGCGCCTACCACCGGACGTATGGTGTGGACACGGTCGTGGCGCGATGCTGCAATTGCTACGGACCATACCAATTCCCTGAGAAGCTGATTCCGCTGATGATTCTGAACAGTATTGCCGGAAAAGAACTCCCGATCTATGGCGATGGACAGCAGATCCGCGATTGGTTGCATGTGAGCGATTGTTGCAACGTCCTTGATTTGCTTCTTCACCGTGGTCGTGTCGGTACCACCTACAACGTTGCTGCCAATGTCGAGTTACCGAACGTGGAATTAGTCACGCGTCTGTGTCGCTTGATCGATCGGGAGCAGGGGGGAGGTCAAACAGAGAGTCTGATCAAATATGTGAGTGACCGTCCAGGGCACGACCGCCGATATGCACTCGATTGCAGCCAACTACGAGACGAGCTGGGCTGGAGCCCGGGGTTGTCTCTCGATGAAGGACTTATGCGGACGGTGAAATGGTACCTGGAGAATCAGGATTGGTTGACCGCATGTGCCTCCGGAGAGTATCAGAAATACTACGAACGGATGTATGCTGATCGATGA
- the pseH gene encoding UDP-4-amino-4,6-dideoxy-N-acetyl-beta-L-altrosamine N-acetyltransferase: MTESDLPLVLHWRNQPHIRQNMYTDHTITPDEHAAWFAGVSADGSSVPQLFECEKRPLGVVNFSDFARHDERCRWGFYIGEPGARKGLGTVLGILAMEFAFGSLGMRKVTGEAFAFNEASLRLHRRLGFFEEGRLIAHVHKNGRYEDIIVMAHFAEHWASLKDSLTEKYLSEGVTT; this comes from the coding sequence ATGACCGAATCGGATTTGCCATTGGTTCTTCACTGGCGCAACCAGCCGCACATACGCCAGAACATGTACACCGATCATACTATCACGCCCGACGAGCACGCGGCCTGGTTTGCCGGGGTATCCGCCGACGGTTCCAGCGTACCGCAGCTGTTTGAATGCGAAAAGCGGCCTCTGGGCGTTGTGAATTTCAGCGATTTTGCCAGACATGACGAACGCTGCCGTTGGGGGTTCTATATTGGTGAGCCAGGTGCCCGGAAAGGTTTGGGTACGGTGCTGGGGATCCTTGCCATGGAGTTCGCGTTTGGATCGCTCGGGATGCGAAAGGTAACCGGTGAAGCGTTTGCCTTTAATGAGGCGAGCCTTCGCCTACACCGCCGTTTGGGTTTCTTTGAGGAAGGGCGGCTCATTGCTCATGTACACAAGAATGGTCGATATGAGGACATTATTGTCATGGCACATTTTGCCGAACACTGGGCAAGCCTGAAGGACTCATTGACAGAGAAATACCTGTCTGAGGGAGTAACGACATGA
- the pseB gene encoding UDP-N-acetylglucosamine 4,6-dehydratase (inverting): MFSGKSVLVTGGTGSFGRKFVETVLARFPETKRLVIYSRDELKQHEMAQQFPVSKYPQLRFFIGDVRDKERLFRAMEGADIVIHSAALKQVPACEYNPFEAVKTNILGAQNVIETAIDRNVQRVVALSTDKAAAPINLYGATKLCSDKLFVSANNFKGSRDIRFAVVRYGNVIGSRGSVIPFFLQRRNDAFIPITDPRMTRFNITLEQGINLVLHAIANMWGGEIYVPKIPSYRITDLATAIAPNTPQQVVGIRPGEKLHEEMITETDAMNAVECGDYFVILPPTPHWNIGSFTELFHGTRCPDGFRYCSGANSDWLTIPQIRHLIRTHLDPEFSVEGETFGWEKRLITVHAPKESLQCR, from the coding sequence ATGTTTTCAGGTAAGTCAGTCTTGGTTACCGGCGGCACTGGTTCGTTTGGCCGCAAATTCGTCGAAACCGTATTGGCGAGATTTCCAGAGACAAAGCGGCTGGTCATCTATTCGCGAGACGAACTCAAGCAACACGAAATGGCGCAACAATTCCCCGTATCGAAATACCCGCAATTGCGATTCTTCATAGGTGATGTCCGCGACAAGGAGCGGCTGTTTCGCGCGATGGAGGGGGCCGACATCGTGATCCACTCCGCGGCGCTCAAGCAAGTGCCGGCCTGCGAATACAATCCCTTTGAGGCCGTCAAAACCAATATTCTGGGAGCCCAGAATGTCATCGAGACGGCCATAGATCGCAATGTCCAGCGTGTCGTGGCTCTTTCGACCGACAAAGCGGCAGCTCCGATCAACCTGTATGGTGCGACCAAGCTCTGTTCCGACAAGCTGTTCGTATCGGCCAATAACTTCAAGGGAAGTCGGGACATTCGTTTTGCGGTGGTCCGGTACGGCAATGTGATTGGGAGCAGGGGAAGCGTGATTCCGTTTTTTCTCCAGCGCCGCAACGACGCCTTCATCCCGATCACCGACCCGCGCATGACACGATTCAATATCACCCTTGAGCAGGGTATCAACCTCGTCCTGCATGCCATCGCCAACATGTGGGGAGGCGAGATCTATGTGCCCAAGATCCCGTCGTATCGGATCACCGATCTGGCCACGGCCATAGCGCCGAACACGCCACAGCAGGTTGTGGGAATCCGCCCAGGCGAGAAGCTTCACGAGGAGATGATAACCGAAACCGATGCCATGAACGCCGTCGAGTGCGGCGACTATTTTGTCATTCTCCCCCCTACACCTCACTGGAATATCGGTTCCTTTACAGAGCTGTTTCACGGTACGCGATGCCCTGATGGCTTTCGTTACTGCAGCGGCGCCAATAGCGATTGGTTGACCATCCCGCAGATTCGACATCTCATTCGAACCCACCTGGACCCCGAATTCTCGGTCGAAGGCGAGACCTTCGGTTGGGAGAAGAGACTGATCACCGTCCATGCCCCGAAGGAGTCGCTGCAATGCCGCTGA
- the pseI gene encoding pseudaminic acid synthase has product MKEIVLGGRVIGPTQPPFIVAEMSGNHNQSLDRALAIVDAAADAGAHALKIQTYTPDTMTVDSAATEFNIADTNSLWRGKSLYQLYGEAFTPWQWHEPIFERCRRHNMVGFSTPFDSTAVDFLEELNVPAYKIASFECTDLPLIRRVAATRKPVIISIGMATVAELDETVRTCRQYGCDNLILLKCTSSYPALPVDSNLRTIPHLRALFDVQVGLSDHTLGFGAATAAIALGATFIEKHVTLNRADGGVDSAFSLEPSELRTLVQETERAWQALGKIQYGPTESEKKSLQFRRSLYIVKDLRAGEQLSADNVRSIRPGLGLEPKFYDVVLGRRVTRDIARGTALSWELVG; this is encoded by the coding sequence ATGAAAGAAATTGTTCTTGGTGGGCGCGTCATTGGCCCCACACAACCGCCGTTTATTGTGGCGGAAATGTCGGGCAATCATAACCAGTCGCTCGACAGAGCGTTGGCCATCGTCGATGCCGCCGCCGATGCCGGTGCACATGCGCTGAAGATCCAGACGTACACACCGGACACGATGACGGTCGACAGCGCCGCCACCGAGTTCAATATTGCTGATACCAACAGCCTGTGGCGCGGAAAGTCATTGTACCAGCTTTATGGCGAGGCCTTCACGCCGTGGCAGTGGCACGAACCGATTTTCGAACGGTGCCGCCGACACAACATGGTTGGGTTCAGCACGCCGTTCGATTCAACCGCGGTCGACTTCCTGGAAGAACTGAATGTCCCCGCGTACAAAATAGCGTCGTTCGAATGTACCGACCTGCCTCTCATAAGGCGGGTCGCCGCGACGCGTAAACCGGTCATCATCTCCATTGGCATGGCCACGGTGGCCGAACTCGATGAGACTGTTCGTACCTGTCGTCAATACGGCTGTGACAATCTCATCTTACTCAAATGCACCAGCAGCTATCCGGCGCTTCCGGTCGACAGCAATTTGCGAACAATCCCACACCTCCGCGCCTTGTTCGACGTACAGGTTGGTCTGTCCGACCACACGCTCGGCTTCGGTGCGGCGACCGCAGCGATAGCATTGGGCGCGACATTCATAGAAAAACACGTCACCCTGAATCGGGCTGACGGCGGCGTGGACTCGGCCTTTTCATTGGAGCCATCAGAGCTGCGAACGCTGGTACAGGAAACAGAGCGGGCCTGGCAGGCGCTGGGGAAGATTCAGTATGGGCCGACCGAAAGTGAAAAGAAATCACTCCAATTTCGCCGCTCACTCTATATCGTGAAGGATCTGCGCGCGGGGGAGCAGTTGAGCGCCGATAACGTCCGATCGATTCGACCCGGATTGGGACTTGAGCCAAAGTTTTATGACGTCGTGCTTGGCAGGCGCGTCACGCGTGACATCGCCAGGGGGACAGCCCTGAGCTGGGAGCTTGTGGGGTAG
- the pseC gene encoding UDP-4-amino-4,6-dideoxy-N-acetyl-beta-L-altrosamine transaminase encodes MPLSNSHPGFLPYGRQSVTPGDIQAVIEVLQSDWWTQGPMIEQFEHDLACRIGATYAVACSSGTAALHLAMLALGLGDGDAIVTSPNTFVASANGARYTGAEVLFAEIDAATGNMNPDRLETLLAHDTPRRIKAVVPVHFAGLPCDIERIARLADRHGAVVVEDACHALGATIGIEGSVHAVGSNTHSAMTVFSFHPVKHVAMGEGGAVTTNDAELAERLRRFRSHGIVRNEFVNADLAYAPDGKPNPWYYEMSDLGFNYRLTDLQAVLGRSQLQRLDASVARRQELARAYSRKLQEAFVDGTVRPLHDPSVSGHAFHLFVVRIDFARRGVSRAKLMTEMRRHGIGTQVHYIPVPMQPYYRKRYGFKQGDFPVSEEYYAQALSLPMYPELTIHDIERVVTTLRDLLADATDVAAIDPIRQEASSC; translated from the coding sequence ATGCCGCTGAGCAATTCGCACCCCGGGTTCCTGCCGTATGGACGGCAGTCGGTGACCCCTGGTGACATACAAGCGGTTATAGAAGTGCTGCAATCGGACTGGTGGACTCAGGGGCCGATGATCGAGCAGTTTGAACACGACCTGGCTTGCAGGATTGGGGCCACATATGCAGTCGCATGCTCCAGCGGCACGGCGGCGCTTCATCTGGCGATGCTTGCCCTCGGACTCGGCGACGGAGACGCGATCGTTACCAGCCCCAATACATTCGTGGCCAGCGCCAATGGTGCTCGCTATACCGGCGCCGAAGTGTTATTCGCGGAGATCGACGCCGCCACCGGGAACATGAATCCGGACCGGCTCGAAACGTTGCTTGCGCACGATACTCCCCGGCGGATCAAGGCGGTCGTGCCTGTGCACTTTGCCGGTCTTCCGTGCGACATTGAACGTATCGCGCGGCTGGCCGACCGACATGGCGCGGTTGTTGTCGAGGACGCATGTCACGCGTTGGGCGCGACAATTGGAATTGAGGGTTCGGTTCACGCGGTCGGTTCAAACACACATAGTGCCATGACTGTTTTCTCGTTCCACCCGGTCAAGCACGTGGCCATGGGGGAAGGGGGAGCCGTTACTACCAACGATGCCGAGTTGGCAGAACGCCTTCGCCGCTTTCGAAGCCACGGTATTGTCAGAAATGAGTTTGTGAATGCCGACTTGGCGTATGCGCCAGACGGAAAGCCGAATCCGTGGTACTACGAAATGTCCGATCTCGGCTTCAACTATCGACTCACCGACCTTCAGGCAGTCCTTGGCAGAAGTCAGTTGCAGCGTCTGGATGCGTCAGTTGCCAGGCGTCAGGAGTTGGCACGGGCATATAGCCGAAAATTACAGGAGGCCTTCGTCGATGGTACAGTTCGACCCCTGCATGATCCGTCCGTATCCGGGCATGCGTTTCATCTGTTTGTCGTCCGTATAGATTTTGCTCGCCGTGGCGTGAGCCGGGCTAAACTGATGACTGAAATGCGCCGTCATGGCATTGGTACCCAGGTTCACTATATTCCGGTCCCAATGCAGCCGTACTATCGTAAGCGATACGGTTTCAAACAAGGCGACTTTCCGGTTTCCGAAGAATACTACGCGCAGGCTCTGAGCCTTCCCATGTATCCGGAACTTACCATCCATGATATAGAGCGCGTGGTGACGACGCTGAGAGATCTGCTCGCCGATGCCACCGATGTTGCCGCCATCGACCCGATCAGACAAGAAGCGTCCAGCTGTTAG
- a CDS encoding dTDP-4-dehydrorhamnose 3,5-epimerase family protein yields the protein MIECPIPGVEIRTLMRHSDHRGWLMELFRKDELPAEQFPAMGYVSMLVSGAVRGPHEHRTQTDYFVLWGPSDVRLYLWDNRSASPTKGVSWVMDFEEYDAVAVLIPPGVVHAYENVGSKDTYVINLPNRLYAGPGRTEEIDEIRHEDDPNSPFRTRS from the coding sequence ATGATCGAGTGTCCAATTCCTGGTGTCGAGATCCGAACGCTCATGCGGCATTCGGACCATCGCGGCTGGCTCATGGAATTGTTTCGAAAAGACGAACTTCCGGCTGAGCAATTCCCCGCTATGGGCTATGTTTCCATGCTCGTTTCGGGGGCAGTTCGGGGACCGCACGAGCACCGTACCCAGACCGACTACTTTGTGCTTTGGGGACCTTCTGACGTCAGATTGTATCTGTGGGATAATCGATCTGCCTCGCCCACTAAGGGGGTTTCCTGGGTAATGGATTTTGAAGAGTACGACGCGGTCGCTGTCCTCATTCCACCTGGTGTGGTACACGCCTACGAGAATGTCGGGTCGAAAGACACCTACGTCATCAACTTGCCCAACCGCTTGTATGCTGGACCGGGGCGGACTGAAGAGATCGACGAAATTCGACACGAGGACGATCCCAACTCGCCTTTCAGGACCCGATCATAA
- a CDS encoding polysaccharide biosynthesis C-terminal domain-containing protein, protein MLKTSLTNLVLRGLTLASKFALMMLIARHATPADMGIYGLMAVSISIALYLVGMDFYVYNTRELLARPEPERLPLIRDQLVFHSVAYALVLPALMIVFWGGILDWRLVGWFYGLLVLEHLCLEVGRLLVAMSHPVAANLVLFGRGTVLLAVVTALSFVHSRRVELDYVWFGWSAGIVTGLIIGLWYLRGLGWRHVSAVPVDWRWIRRGLKVALPYLSATAALLGVQYTDRYFLQQYHGEATVGVYTFFAGFSNVVQVFAFTGITMIMYPRIVAAYQSGKTREYRDLMRKLAVRIAAAVVVLTIAAATLIHPVLSLVGKEVYAVNLSIFWIMLASTGLFALADIPHYALYVRGRDKALVLSTLGAFAVGLMANVFLVPDFGLAGAATATCCAMATLVTAKGALLLHYRKKDLAKSSIRPVVQDISIEAEVALESTPLER, encoded by the coding sequence ATGTTGAAAACCAGTCTGACAAACCTGGTCCTCCGCGGCCTTACGCTGGCCTCGAAGTTCGCGCTCATGATGCTTATCGCGCGGCACGCAACGCCTGCCGACATGGGCATTTACGGACTGATGGCGGTTTCGATCTCGATCGCTCTCTATCTGGTGGGAATGGACTTCTACGTGTACAACACCCGCGAGTTACTGGCCCGACCCGAGCCGGAGCGGCTGCCGCTGATACGGGATCAATTAGTATTCCACAGCGTTGCCTATGCGCTGGTTCTGCCGGCGCTGATGATTGTCTTTTGGGGCGGCATTCTGGACTGGCGATTGGTCGGGTGGTTCTACGGGCTTCTCGTCCTTGAGCATCTCTGTCTTGAAGTGGGCCGACTTCTGGTTGCGATGTCTCACCCAGTCGCTGCAAACCTTGTGCTGTTTGGACGAGGCACTGTTTTACTTGCTGTTGTGACGGCGCTCTCGTTTGTGCATTCACGGCGAGTCGAGCTTGACTACGTATGGTTTGGCTGGTCCGCAGGCATTGTCACGGGTCTTATTATCGGTCTCTGGTATCTGCGAGGTCTTGGCTGGCGTCACGTGAGTGCTGTCCCGGTGGACTGGCGCTGGATTCGGCGGGGCCTGAAAGTAGCACTGCCGTACCTCAGTGCGACAGCAGCTCTTCTGGGGGTACAGTATACCGATCGCTATTTCCTTCAGCAGTATCATGGCGAAGCGACCGTTGGGGTCTACACGTTCTTCGCCGGTTTCTCCAATGTGGTGCAGGTGTTTGCGTTTACCGGTATCACGATGATTATGTACCCTCGCATTGTGGCCGCGTATCAGTCCGGCAAAACGCGGGAGTACCGCGACCTTATGCGGAAGCTGGCAGTACGAATAGCCGCAGCGGTAGTAGTTCTGACGATTGCCGCCGCCACTCTGATTCATCCGGTTCTGTCGCTGGTAGGCAAAGAGGTGTATGCGGTGAATCTGTCTATCTTCTGGATCATGTTGGCTTCTACTGGGTTGTTTGCGCTGGCGGATATCCCGCACTATGCGCTCTATGTCCGTGGTCGCGATAAAGCGCTAGTACTCAGCACGCTTGGAGCGTTTGCGGTAGGGCTGATGGCGAATGTTTTTCTGGTTCCGGACTTCGGTCTGGCGGGGGCTGCGACAGCAACCTGCTGTGCAATGGCAACGTTGGTCACTGCAAAGGGAGCGTTATTGCTTCATTATCGAAAGAAAGATCTGGCGAAAAGTTCAATTCGGCCGGTCGTACAGGATATATCTATCGAAGCGGAGGTGGCGCTTGAATCGACGCCGCTGGAGCGCTGA
- the rfbD gene encoding dTDP-4-dehydrorhamnose reductase: MTVRRRVLVTGCRGRLGTELMRFLSDDFDMLGVDRHDLDVTDSDKVFACIRTIRPDVVLHTAAVTNVDACEKDPAGAISVNDTGAGNVARACEESHAALVCYSTDYVFDGRKCKPYTETDLPNPVNRYGQSKLAGERTVLALCRGAVVLRVAWLYGIYGSNFVKSVVQGARSQQETRGTGKTVAPMRIIEDQTGTPTWTAEVARQTRTVVENDLSGVLHATANGSATWLEWAKLILSELALVAEIQPCKAQDFWGGVPRPVSSVLENVRLRKAGMDLMRPWDIALGEFLAQYKRELLA, translated from the coding sequence ATGACCGTTCGTCGTAGGGTCCTTGTTACCGGGTGCCGCGGCCGGCTCGGTACAGAACTGATGCGCTTCCTTAGCGACGATTTCGATATGCTCGGAGTCGATCGTCACGATCTGGACGTCACCGATTCGGACAAAGTGTTCGCCTGCATTCGCACGATTAGACCAGATGTAGTTCTGCACACTGCGGCGGTCACCAATGTCGATGCGTGCGAAAAGGACCCCGCAGGCGCAATCAGCGTCAATGACACCGGAGCAGGGAACGTGGCGAGAGCCTGTGAGGAGTCACACGCTGCGCTCGTATGTTACTCAACGGACTACGTTTTTGATGGCCGAAAGTGCAAACCATATACAGAGACAGATCTTCCCAATCCGGTTAATCGTTACGGCCAAAGCAAACTGGCGGGCGAACGGACGGTCCTTGCATTGTGCCGGGGTGCTGTCGTTCTGCGGGTGGCCTGGTTGTATGGTATTTACGGAAGCAACTTTGTGAAGTCGGTAGTGCAAGGGGCCAGGTCGCAGCAGGAGACGCGTGGCACCGGAAAGACTGTGGCGCCGATGCGCATCATCGAGGACCAGACAGGAACGCCTACCTGGACGGCTGAGGTGGCACGGCAGACTAGAACTGTGGTCGAGAATGATCTATCCGGAGTCCTGCACGCCACCGCGAACGGATCGGCTACATGGTTGGAATGGGCAAAACTGATCTTGTCGGAGCTTGCACTTGTGGCAGAGATTCAGCCATGTAAGGCACAGGACTTCTGGGGCGGCGTGCCCCGCCCGGTGTCCTCGGTGTTGGAAAACGTTCGTTTACGGAAAGCCGGTATGGACCTTATGAGACCCTGGGATATTGCCCTTGGCGAGTTCCTGGCTCAATACAAACGGGAGTTGTTGGCATGA